AACATATGGGCAACACTGTAGTCGATTAGAGGTGATGTGTCATAACTCCGTAGTCATAACCGTAACCGATAAGCGTAGAGACCAATtggattttggttttttgccgTAGCCATAACCAGCTACATAGTGTTGTATTGTGTAGCATTGTGATTTGAGGCACTCTACACTTCGATAATTGATGACATAAATACCGCTTTGGTTAATACTATAGTTAAGGTTATGACTCTACTTTGCGCTATATATTCATATGATTAATGATAGTTTTAACTAATATCTATTTAGTAGCGTATCCTTTCAAATTAATAACTTCTCTGAATCtattctgccttgaaaaaaacAACTTTCGCGTTATCACTGCTGATATCTCTGCCAATTTGgatgtaatatataatatctaAAGCTTGGCATTGTGAGCTGTATGATTTGGGCCTAGCAGCTCTAAGCGTTCTTCGCAAATTCTCATCACTAATGTTTATTCTGTTAATCTCAAAGAGATtcctattaattttttagacAGAAGCGCGGcttctaatttttttgataataacGACCGTATCGCGGGACATAATTTTTCAGGCCTTTTTGATCGCTGTACTAAGTTTAACGAATTCCTCTGCAAAATCTGTGGATGGCTGAAATGCTTCTTTTTCTGTAacttcatttcttttttaaatgttttttcctcattttgtAAGTTCAAATATTATTTCTCTTTTCTTAGTAGTTTCTTTCGACTTTTTACCCTTATTTTAAACTACTTCTCGTATTTTATTACACACAACTACCGAAATCAACGAGTTCTACTAAGAGAATGAATCTTAAATTCTATATACAACAGTGGCGTGCGTTTATGTGGATAACGGTGCCTTTACAAAGATGAGATGTTGAATTATTTCTCCCAAGAGCAaggatatgtattaaaaaattaaattttgaatgtaaacccaaaataaaataatctgtttttggacttttttccGAATACTTTTGAGAGACACTGCTATTTCGTCTGGTTTTCTTATCCATCATAAGTAGTGTTGCCATcttatgtgaatattttgataTGCACATGTTAACAGACGTACAAATCTTTGAATCAATtctattcaataaataataataaaaataataaataacaaatttaattaacatAACTTAGGAGCTAACTGAAGGTATATTGGACAACGAGAGAGTAgacaaataattgaaatttttcgggagatgaaaaaatgtttttttggaaGAGTTCTAACCGAGTTTCAAGAAGAAATCCGAGAAAATGCTTAAAATGCTTTAGGACCAGATAAAATTTCCAATATCAAATGTGTGACAATATCAAATATATAAGTTAGTAATTTGGTCGATGTTTAAGACCAAACTAGTAAGCTCCGTAAAAAGATTAGGAAGCATCGAAGGACAAGTCATGGGTTCACTACTGAGACAATGTGACTACTCAGTGCTAGATAAGTAAATCACTGTTATATCAACTGCCTTAACCCCGGATCTTGCGCCACGCCCCTCTTCTATTCCCTCAACTGATCGGAGCACTTTTCACAACAGCTCCCacacttaaaatgtttttttgaagaagtacagtccaatgatacctccagcccataaatcgcaccaaactgtgaccttttctggatacattggtagctcttgccattcttctggctgatcttcactccaaaatcgacaattctgcttatttacgtacccattgatccaaaaatgagcttcgccgctaaacacaatttttcgataaaaaagtggatcttcggccaactttccatgagcccattcaccaaaaattctgcgttgcggtaggtcgttcggcttcaattcttgcaccagctgtattttgaaaagtttcacacctaaatcctttcacaaaattttccacgttgttgagtaacagaggcccaattgctgcgaactgcgacgaatcgataattgatggtcatcattaacactggccaatacagctgcgatattttcttcagttcgcactctacgtaagcgtattggtggtttgatgtccaataatgtaaatttggttcgaaatttagtcacaatagctcgaatagccgcttcagtgggtcgattaaactgaccataaaatggaagaacagcgcgataaactttcttaacagaacacgcatttttataacaaaattcaatgatttgcaagcgttgttcgtttgtaagacgattcatggtgaaattatagaccaaactgaagatgtttgacaatgaaacaaaacacgaaacgtgcgtcaactgtttaaaccaactgtttaaaaagataatagctaaaaatcacccgttacaataaaaaatttaaaagccacGGCAACATCTATTtggttttaaatataatttaatttcgaGGCACTGAATCTAAAAATAACGCTTACTCCGATACGAATGTTGGTAAGGAagcaaatatgaaataaaatttctgtaacAACGAAGGTTGGCAACTCCTTTGGAAACGTATACGTAAGTACTACTTGAAAGTCTTAAATGCATAAACAAATATTCTTAAGactttgcaataaaaattagttagcTATCTTGCGacttaaatgaaacaaaatgagCTTATTTGATTTTAGTACAAAAACGTATTCCACAAAGTACAGTGGCCTTGTTCTTAACTTAGTGATACAAACGAAAGTAAAAGTGAAATTAGTAAATAGGtagattttttaaagaaagtgcCGTAGGGAATAAAAATGGTAATTAGATGGGagtcaatataaaataataatttgttttttttaattttttttcttgtgctcTGTGAAGTTATTCGGCAATTAATTGATTAAGTGATGaatgaaattgtaaaaaatccaCTCCTCGGCGGTGGCCAAAGCCGaataagttggtgcgtgacaactATTCGGTGGGGCAGGTGTTCGAAGCTTCGGGTATTACTGATAGAAAAAGGTGGTCGCCTCTCGGCGGGCAATGACatacctccgagtttattttcTCCCCCaaacaaaaaccatttgctCTGCGTAAGCGGCATAAAATTGCAGGTCCCTTCATATGTTGGAAAAAggtgcataccacaaataggaggatgagttCCGCTaaacaccacacaacaacaatCACGATCATTGATTCGATTCCAAAAGATGACACAAAACTATAGAAAAAACCTAAAAttcatatttgaaaacaaaatcacaacaaaattaaaataaggtaCGAGTATAGTTCGAATTAAAAGTTCAAAGAGTCAAAATCGGCCGGTGAGAAAATGCCTACTGTCGAATGGAACTCAATATTTGGCAATACTACATTACATTTCTGGAATATCTAAAGGATGTCACTCAGATAAAAAAAGGGGAAGTGGACTCGAGATGGACTGTTAACTAGAGTCATTTAGCGATGACTGCACTACAGAAGTGTGGCCCCAAAGCACCTAATTCCCTCAGAAAACGGATTACAGGTGATGAAATGATGTCGGCTATTTGTAGCCTAAAACACTGATCACAGCATACACCTCACTGGAATTGACGAAAATTCTTACACCTACGGAAAACTTAAAGAGGAATaaatcgaaaagaaaaaaaaatatttatcttttaatCTCAAACTCCTTTCCTCTTTATTCTGCCTGCTTCTGATCTCCTCTAGCAGTCTAACCAGCACGGAAGTCTGCATTAAAGCGTAGTTgtcgataaaaacaaaaaaaaagaaaaaaaggaattaaCCAATATTATCAATGTCGTTCTCCTATATCATTCGTTGTTGAGTTAAATTACCAATATAACcattggtatattttttttcatcattattattagttattatttaattagttttgtatattttaatataacactAAGCTAACTTATATCTTTTGAaacatttgttaaattttattttttcttaatttccaaAAAGCTTTCAAGAATCGTTTTTTCTCTATTGGCTCTGGTTATCCTAGTTACCCAATTACCTTCTAATGATGGCGCGAAAATACTCGCTGTGTACGCATTCCCAGCCAGAAGTCACTTCATGATGCATCGTGCGCTGATTAGCGAGTTAGTTAAACATGGCCATCAGGTAGAACTACCATTTTATCTAAATTGTACTCGTATTGAATGAAATTAAACTAATTTCTATACCAAATTATCAATAGGTCACCATGATAACCGCATTTACGCTAGAACCACATAAATTGGGCAGCAACTACACGGAGATACTTATTGAACCAGTATATGATTACTGGAAAGATGGTGGGCTTTTTATggcaaatataaaatacttaaacTTTAAAACTCTTTCGCCTTGCAGTACAAGCAGGAGTAAGCGCGATCTTTGATACAAAAAATGAACCATCAAATGCAGTGGCAACCTTAAAAATGTTTGGCGTAACTACCACAGAACATGCGCTCAAACAGCGCAAAGTGCAAGATATCATCAATGCCAAACAAACCGAAGGTGTATATGATTTATTATTGGTAGAACTATTCCAACAAGAAGCATTTCTCGCATTGGCCCACATCTACAATATACCAGTAATGAGCTCTGCAACATTTGCCCAACAATTGTATATGAGTCAGATGTTTGGTATTATAACACCTTGGTCATATGTGCCTCTTGGTGTACTAGGATTAACCGATCATATGACTTTCTGGGAACGTGTAGAAAATACCTATCATTCATTGTATCATGACCTCTATCGAGAATTTAAAACCTTTCCAGAAATGGATGAGCTGGTGAAGAAATACTTTGGACATCTACGGAGtaagaaactgaaaatatttcggAGGcatgaatgaaattaaaaagttaaccGATGTGCCTTATTTTCACCTCTTCCACAGTTAAGTTCCCAAGTGTCTCGGCAATGGATAAGAATCTTTCCGctatattaattaataactaTACACCATTATCATCCGCCGGTCCCACAATAGATAGCATGATCAATGTCGGTGGCATACATATTTATCCACCAAAGCCACTTTCCACTGATCTAAAGAAATTTTTGGATGAGGCAGAAAATGGTGCAATTTACTTCAGTTTGGGCACTCAAGTTCAGAGTAAGGATATGCCTCCAGAAAAGCTACAAATTTTCCTTGACGTATTCCGTCAACTGAAACAAGGCGTCTTATGGAAATTCGAAAATGATAGCATtgcaaatttaccaaaaaatgttatgataaaaaaatggatgccTCAAAATGATATCTTAGCACACCCTAATGTGCGTGTTTTCATCACTCATGGTGGGATGTTTGGCACACAAGAAGCGATATATCATGCCGTACCAATACTAGGAATGCCATTTTTCTTTGATCAGGTAAATTGCAATTGCAGGATTTTAATAAGAGATTGATAAAAGGGCATTTAGAGCTCCAGCGCGAACAGCCGTATTCACATATTGGTCAAAAGTTTTGAATACTTGAGAGCGCATATTTCggtacaatatttttaactgTCTGAGTGTTTTCTCTCTTCTCCACATAGTATCTAAATTTGAAGAAAGCTGAGCATGGTGGATACGCcattacgttggatttcaacaCGCTTACACGCGATGATTTGAAAAATGGTCTGCAGCAGTTGGTCTACAACTCCACCTATCGTGACACTTCCAAACGGGTCTCGCGAATTTTCCATGATCGCCCGATGGGCCCACGGGAGACGGCACTCTACTGGATCGATTATGTGATACGTCACAAAGGCGCACGTCATTTGCGCGCTGCTGGTTTGGATTTGAAATGGTACCAATTTTATTTACTGGATGTTATCGGTCTGGCTGTCGCTGTCGTAGTTGTAGCGCTCGGAGTTGCTGTTACGTTAGTGCGTTGGATTTTAAAAACAATCAAGGGTGGGAGGATCAAAcaaaaagtgcaataaaaacatataatacaataaatgcaGCCGCGAAAGCTTTTtcataaaacagaaaaagatAAATCGAGCACCCACGCGGATTTGATTTGCCATTTTTTAAcaaacgccaaacgaaaactacgcaaccgatcaaaaaattgtttttactgattgacagctgaattgccaactatcaaataacaaaatgtgttttacatttgtactacgtctgcaaacctaaaagttcaactgaagccatctatgagtgaaatccgcaatcaCTTAGTTGCCAGCCCAATATTTGACTTCAATAAAGTATAAGTTTGACTatgaattttgacaattttcgcCATATAGCGAATGTCCAATATTTTTAGAACGCTTTTACGTACActagtaaaataaaatcaaattttttaagaataaacttgtatttaaaAGTTTCTGAAAGCATGAAGAATGCTTGACGGTTCAAGAACTcatgagttttatttgcaatattgTTGGAATTGCTTAACTCTGCTTCCTTTTATTATTTCCTATTTTGGTGGCTTGTCTGCTGTTGGCTACTTTTGTACGAAACTTGCGGGAACTTACCTTTTgattcattaaaatttagtattacTCACAACATAAAGATAACACCAGGGCCGTaaagagcatatccgggccccgggggaaattgcaaatgcgggccctttccaattacgtctaattcatataaatacgtataaacTCGAGTCTggggcccctctgagaactccgggcccgggggaaaaagtacccgatcctcccctctcgtcgggcctggaTAACACTATGAAGAAATAAGATGGTTTACATACTGAACATAAGTGATGTTTGCACATACGAATGTATAACCAAATTTGTGTGAataatgcacatacataaaaaaaatttactttaattagtaattatttaaatttttgcatatatattctcaaaaaatatagttgtaaatataaagtaaagaaaataaactaaacaataaaaaatagttgctGGAGTCTGAACAAACATCACGTGGTTTTTCCAGGCAATCTCTCATCCAAGTACTAACAGCGCCCGACGTTGCTTAACTTCGATGTTCGGACGAGATCAGATTTACCACAGCGTGGCATAGCCTTGCCATatggtatatatgtaggtatgcctACAACCATACATGTCAataaacatatcgcaccctaaatacaaaagggtcacaactcaaaatgagcAGAAGCTCAAATATCATAGGTGGGCACACTGCATTATAAACTTACTGCATTACAAatagcagtaatcagtaaaattttactgataatgaagtttaatttgcattaccagtaaacttttactgattactgaaaaaaattccagtaaaaatatttttttactgattactgaaaaaaatttgcagtaaaaatatttttttactgattactgaaaaaaatgtcagtaaaaatatttttttactgattactgaaaaaaatttgcagtaaaaatatttttttactgattaatgaaaaaaatttgcagtaaaaatatttttttactgattactgaaaaaaaattgcagtaaaattactgataatataatttgatttgcattatcAGTATAATATTTACTGTTTATGGGAAGTAAAAATGTAACACACTCTCATCacgaaattcaatcatttatgtactcaataattctttcttttttttggtttctcttattttctttctttccaaaggtaaaaaatccttcaatttaattgaaattttttatatttacatattttcttactgCACAGATGCACACAACTTTGGCTAAtagcaaatcaaattatattaacagtatttttactgcaatttttttcagtaatcagtaaaaaaatatttttactgaaattttttttcagtaatcagtaaaaaaatatttttactgcaatttttttcagtaatcagtaaaaaaatatttttactgtaaattttttcagtaatcagtaaaaaaatatttttactgcaaatttttttcagtaatcagtaaaagtttactggtaatgaaaattaaattgcaatatcagtaaaatattatatttactgcatttttactgttactgcaaagtgcccacctatgtcaaatatgaacgagacgttatcaataaaacggtccgcggatgacatatggcaaaaataaattttttgttttttggtaggtcTGTTATAAGCttgcatggcaaatttcagcgtgatatgtcacatagtttgttttctgtgctactgtaaacaagtcaagctcgagtgtggaaaattttgagttgtgccccttttgtatttagggtgcgatatgtatgtatatacatttattcaatatttctcTAAAGAAAGTCTGCAGCattgattaaataattattattttattttatgattattAAGATTTTATCTACCCAATGTCAGCAGTCAAACACATGTACTAGTTCTGAGCTTCTTTACTACCAGTTTGCATTGCAGCTGAAGTGGATCGTCTTCTACTTTTTTCAttgccattttaaaaaatttcagccgatAAGGTATACTTGTATACAGAAAGTAATTGTGAATATACAAACAGTAAAGATTTGTTCTACTACGAGAAAAATGAATTGGAAATTATCGATACGCATCAGACGGAGAGGTGCTGAGTTAAAATTCACATAACGTAGAAATAATTTGGACAATTTTTCCTTCTCAGTTCATTGggtatgttattttttaagtattattGTGCTTGACTTgttggttcacttgaatagaggcagcaagcaaataagaaaaaataaattacgtcGTAAATACGTTGAGGAATGGATTTGTACAAATTCTCCTGATAGCCTAATTAAATTTCAGAGCATTAGTGCAATTCACTAACTTTGAATGATTCTTTATTTTTGGGAGACCTAGGAAACCTCACCCTTGCCCAATACATGGAACAGTTGAGCCTTGTAATATAAAGGCAGAATTTAGAACTAAAAAATCTTCAAGCTTACAAAGTTTAGCTGTTTTCAGTCGAAATCGGTGTGATTATGAAACCTCTAAGATCACAGTCAAACTGAGAAATTAGGTCTTCAGTCAATTCTGGAGGTAAACGAAATagtttttggattttccctACTGCCAAATGGAAAGATTCTCTATCTCCTCTCAAGACATATTCCCGTCTTCTCGTTTTTcttaatgtaatttaaaaactaCTAATTCTGATTCAAACTACTAATTCTCGATTTCTCCTTTAATTTTACCCCACAAAAAGTGTTGTCGTTTAGTTTGCGATAATCGAGATGTTaaccaaacagctgattttgttttataaaaatgggTTATCGAATAACAGAAGCGTTAAAATTGGGGTTTAAGAAAGATAAGAACgcgaatatcgttaaaatgtgTTAGTGAATCGAAATATAGGCCGTTTTAATGATTCGAATCAAAGCGTTTTTGTCTTCAAATCGTTGTCCATTCTAATAAACCTTACGAGCAACCCATTCTCATAGATTTGCAATAATGTTGAGATCTGTGAATTACGGAGGCCATGCTAAAGTTTCAACACTTTGGGACGCAATCCAAGTTTTGACCCCACTTGAAGTGTGTACAGGTACATTATGTATTGAAAGATCCAATTAATAAGTCCAAAAGTTTCACGAATCTCGGGAGAATATGCTTCTAACAGAGCTTTGTAGCTGTTTGTCGTCATTTTGTAGT
The sequence above is drawn from the Anastrepha obliqua isolate idAnaObli1 chromosome 4, idAnaObli1_1.0, whole genome shotgun sequence genome and encodes:
- the LOC129244156 gene encoding UDP-glucosyltransferase 2-like — protein: MATAVENLLIDDSDILNLSRIVFSLLALVILVTQLPSNDGAKILAVYAFPARSHFMMHRALISELVKHGHQVTMITAFTLEPHKLGSNYTEILIEPVYDYWKDVQAGVSAIFDTKNEPSNAVATLKMFGVTTTEHALKQRKVQDIINAKQTEGVYDLLLVELFQQEAFLALAHIYNIPVMSSATFAQQLYMSQMFGIITPWSYVPLGVLGLTDHMTFWERVENTYHSLYHDLYREFKTFPEMDELVKKYFGHLRIKFPSVSAMDKNLSAILINNYTPLSSAGPTIDSMINVGGIHIYPPKPLSTDLKKFLDEAENGAIYFSLGTQVQSKDMPPEKLQIFLDVFRQLKQGVLWKFENDSIANLPKNVMIKKWMPQNDILAHPNVRVFITHGGMFGTQEAIYHAVPILGMPFFFDQYLNLKKAEHGGYAITLDFNTLTRDDLKNGLQQLVYNSTYRDTSKRVSRIFHDRPMGPRETALYWIDYVIRHKGARHLRAAGLDLKWYQFYLLDVIGLAVAVVVVALGVAVTLVRWILKTIKGGRIKQKVQ